Proteins encoded together in one Planctomyces sp. SH-PL14 window:
- a CDS encoding glutathione peroxidase, with product MLRRGFLIAALAAVSLTGLYAEEKTVPAALNFKVKNIDGKETNLSEYKGKVVLVVNVASQCGYTPQYKGLETLYEDHKKDGFVILGFPSNQFGAQEPGTDAEIKQFCTSRFDVKFPMFSKVDVNGANAHPFYKFLTSEETNKGYAGKIGWNFEKFLIGKDGQVVGRFKPGVEPDSDELVGAIKKELAK from the coding sequence ATGCTGCGAAGAGGCTTTCTGATCGCCGCGCTGGCGGCCGTGTCCCTGACCGGACTCTACGCCGAGGAGAAGACCGTGCCCGCCGCCCTGAACTTCAAGGTTAAGAACATCGACGGCAAGGAAACGAACCTCTCCGAGTACAAGGGGAAGGTCGTCCTCGTCGTCAACGTCGCCAGCCAGTGCGGCTACACGCCGCAGTACAAAGGCCTCGAAACGCTCTACGAAGACCACAAGAAGGACGGCTTCGTCATCCTCGGCTTCCCCTCGAACCAGTTCGGAGCCCAGGAGCCAGGGACCGACGCGGAAATCAAGCAGTTCTGCACCTCCCGCTTCGACGTCAAGTTCCCCATGTTCTCCAAGGTCGACGTCAACGGGGCCAACGCCCACCCGTTCTACAAATTCCTGACGTCGGAAGAGACCAACAAGGGCTACGCCGGGAAGATCGGCTGGAACTTCGAGAAGTTCCTCATCGGCAAGGACGGCCAGGTCGTCGGCCGGTTCAAGCCGGGCGTCGAGCCGGACTCGGATGAGCTCGTCGGCGCGATCAAGAAGGAACTGGCGAAGTAG
- a CDS encoding DUF1553 domain-containing protein: MALTRAAWLLLAWLGVASGLRAETERAVDFDRDVAPLLSRRCLDCHGGADPKGGLDLSHRGRAAKGGDSGTAVTPGDLSASELWQRVDRDEMPPKKPLTADEKRVLRSWIESGARWGTDPIDPYRFTTEARAGYDWWSLRPVHRPEPPAISGDVQAWAESGNAIDRFVAAKLTDQKLAPSPEADRRTLLRRVTFDLIGLPPTAAEIEAFENDREPGAYERVVERLLGSPHFGERWARHWLDIVRFGESQGFERDRLRANSWPYRDWVIQAFNADLPYDEFARRQIAGDVLSPGDVPSLFATGFLVAGAYDEVGQNQQSATMRAVVRQDELEDIIGTTGQTFLGLTVNCARCHDHKFDPIRQTEYYQFAAALAGVRHGERGYQTDEIRTEIAALQMRREEIETARRNLEEPVLAAIRLARAENHPVPPTPMARWDFDGDFQDRIGTLHGAPHGKARTEGGKLVLDGKGSYVSTAPVPRELRAKTLEAWVQPADLGQRGGGVLSVQTTDGVLFDSIVYAERDASQWMAGSNGFVRTESFQGPAETEPQLVHVAIVYGEDGTVTGYRNGLPYGRPYESPGLQGFPAGATEILFGLRHGTSSGGNRLFSGAIETAQLYDRALTAEEVAASAGRTDLVTSEELAGAMSPEQRAAREVLIKELKRVDSRLKTLRSNSVYCVNPRSPEPTHLLLRGNPGSPAEIVRPAGIASLGATAADFGLSADAPEGERRRHLAEWIASRENPLFARVIVNRLWQYHFGRGLVASSNDFGFNGGLPTHPELLDWLASELVDAKWSLKHVHRLIVQSATYRQGSRLRREGLSVDADNRFHWRHTPQRLEAETLRDTILTASGELNPKVGGPPYQDFRTYTFNSQFYEMQDPVGPEFNRRTVYRTWIRSARSPLLDVFDCPDPSTTAPRRPVTTTPVQSLSLLNNSFILRMSDTMAARVTAECGDDRPRQVAQAYRRAYGREPAGEELARAETFVQQYGLPALCRVLFNSNEFLFVD; encoded by the coding sequence ATGGCGCTCACTCGGGCTGCGTGGCTGCTGCTGGCTTGGCTGGGGGTCGCCAGCGGGCTGCGGGCGGAGACGGAGAGGGCGGTCGACTTCGACCGCGATGTTGCTCCGCTGCTCTCCCGCCGCTGCCTCGACTGCCACGGCGGTGCGGACCCGAAGGGCGGACTCGATCTCTCGCACCGCGGGCGAGCCGCGAAGGGAGGCGACAGCGGAACCGCCGTCACTCCGGGCGACCTGTCCGCGAGCGAGCTGTGGCAGCGAGTCGATCGCGACGAGATGCCCCCAAAGAAGCCGCTGACGGCGGACGAGAAACGGGTCCTGAGGAGCTGGATCGAGTCCGGGGCCCGCTGGGGGACCGACCCGATCGATCCCTACCGCTTCACGACCGAGGCCCGCGCGGGCTACGACTGGTGGTCGCTGCGGCCCGTCCACCGTCCCGAGCCTCCGGCGATCTCCGGCGATGTTCAGGCGTGGGCCGAGTCGGGGAACGCGATCGACCGATTCGTGGCGGCGAAGCTCACCGATCAGAAGCTCGCCCCCTCGCCCGAAGCGGATCGGCGGACGCTCCTCCGCCGTGTGACCTTCGACCTGATCGGCCTGCCTCCGACGGCGGCCGAGATCGAAGCGTTCGAAAACGATCGCGAGCCGGGAGCGTATGAGCGGGTTGTCGAGCGGTTGCTCGGATCGCCTCACTTCGGCGAGCGGTGGGCCCGGCACTGGCTCGACATCGTCCGCTTCGGCGAGAGCCAGGGGTTCGAACGGGACAGGCTGCGAGCGAACTCGTGGCCCTACCGCGACTGGGTCATTCAGGCGTTCAACGCGGACCTGCCGTACGACGAGTTCGCCCGCCGGCAGATCGCGGGAGACGTGCTCTCCCCCGGTGACGTTCCCTCGCTGTTCGCCACCGGGTTCCTCGTCGCCGGGGCGTACGACGAAGTCGGCCAGAACCAGCAGAGCGCCACAATGCGGGCGGTCGTCCGGCAGGATGAGCTTGAAGACATCATCGGGACGACCGGGCAGACGTTCCTCGGCCTGACCGTGAACTGCGCCCGCTGCCACGATCACAAGTTCGACCCGATCCGGCAGACCGAGTACTACCAGTTCGCGGCGGCGCTCGCCGGCGTGCGGCACGGCGAGCGGGGCTATCAGACGGACGAGATCCGGACCGAGATCGCCGCCCTCCAGATGCGCCGTGAGGAAATCGAGACCGCCCGCCGGAATCTCGAAGAGCCGGTTCTTGCGGCGATCCGCCTGGCGCGGGCCGAGAACCACCCCGTCCCCCCGACGCCGATGGCCCGGTGGGACTTCGACGGCGACTTTCAGGATCGGATCGGAACACTCCACGGAGCGCCGCATGGCAAGGCCCGGACGGAGGGGGGCAAACTGGTCCTCGACGGGAAGGGGAGCTACGTCTCGACGGCTCCTGTTCCCCGCGAGCTCCGGGCCAAGACGCTCGAAGCCTGGGTGCAGCCCGCCGACCTCGGACAGCGGGGGGGCGGCGTCCTGAGCGTCCAGACGACCGACGGCGTCCTGTTCGACTCGATCGTCTACGCCGAGCGGGACGCGTCGCAGTGGATGGCCGGGAGCAACGGCTTTGTTCGGACCGAAAGTTTCCAGGGGCCGGCGGAGACCGAGCCGCAGCTTGTTCACGTGGCGATCGTCTACGGCGAAGACGGTACGGTCACCGGCTATCGCAACGGCCTTCCCTACGGCCGGCCCTATGAATCCCCGGGGCTCCAGGGTTTCCCGGCCGGGGCGACCGAGATCCTCTTCGGGCTGCGGCACGGAACGTCCTCGGGCGGGAACCGGCTGTTCAGCGGGGCGATCGAGACCGCTCAGCTCTACGACCGGGCTCTCACCGCGGAGGAGGTCGCGGCCTCGGCCGGCCGGACCGATCTCGTCACCTCCGAAGAACTGGCGGGAGCGATGTCTCCCGAGCAGCGCGCCGCGCGAGAGGTTCTCATCAAGGAGTTGAAGCGGGTCGACTCCCGGCTCAAGACGCTTCGGTCGAACTCCGTCTACTGCGTCAATCCCCGCTCCCCCGAGCCGACGCACCTGCTGCTGCGGGGCAACCCGGGGAGTCCGGCGGAGATCGTCCGGCCGGCGGGAATCGCCTCGCTCGGAGCGACTGCGGCGGACTTTGGTCTGTCGGCCGACGCGCCCGAGGGAGAGCGGCGAAGACATCTCGCCGAGTGGATTGCGTCCAGGGAAAATCCGCTGTTTGCCCGCGTCATCGTGAACCGGCTGTGGCAGTATCACTTCGGCCGGGGGCTCGTGGCGTCATCGAATGACTTCGGCTTCAACGGCGGTCTGCCGACGCATCCAGAACTCCTCGACTGGCTGGCGAGCGAGCTCGTCGATGCGAAGTGGAGCCTCAAACACGTCCACCGGCTGATCGTCCAGTCGGCGACGTACCGGCAGGGCTCGCGTCTCCGGCGGGAGGGACTGAGCGTCGATGCCGACAACCGCTTTCACTGGCGGCACACGCCGCAGCGGCTGGAGGCCGAGACGCTGCGGGACACGATCCTCACCGCGAGCGGCGAGCTGAATCCGAAGGTCGGCGGACCGCCGTACCAGGACTTCCGGACGTACACGTTCAATTCCCAGTTCTACGAGATGCAGGATCCGGTCGGCCCCGAGTTCAACCGCCGCACGGTCTACCGGACCTGGATCCGCTCCGCACGCAGTCCGCTCCTGGATGTCTTCGACTGTCCCGATCCGTCGACGACCGCCCCGCGGCGGCCGGTCACGACGACGCCGGTGCAGTCGCTCTCGCTGCTCAACAACTCGTTCATCCTCCGCATGTCGGACACGATGGCGGCGCGGGTGACCGCGGAGTGCGGGGACGATCGGCCGCGGCAGGTTGCCCAGGCGTACCGCCGGGCCTACGGCCGGGAGCCGGCCGGTGAAGAGCTGGCCCGGGCCGAAACGTTCGTGCAGCAGTACGGGCTTCCCGCTCTGTGCCGAGTCCTGTTCAACAGCAACGAGTTTCTGTTTGTCGACTGA
- a CDS encoding 7-carboxy-7-deazaguanine synthase QueE has protein sequence MSTTLVLARLDEGPEIFHSIQGEGASIGVPSVFVRLSRCNLQCVWCDTDYTWNFEGTSFTHIRDADPAYRKPPRASVQITLDVEAIAAQVLGYRCGNVIVTGGEPLLQQPGVAALMSALRQQKPEIRFEIETNGTLRPLPEIERFEPRYNVSPKLTSSGMSADRSFVSEALAFFRDCERATFKFVCGRDEDLVEVEQTLTAHSLPRSRVILMPEALSTEALQTRRPWLMGKCLDAGLRYSDRLHVAAYGARRGI, from the coding sequence ATGAGTACGACTCTCGTCCTCGCCCGCCTCGACGAAGGCCCCGAGATCTTCCACAGCATCCAGGGCGAAGGGGCCAGCATCGGCGTTCCGAGCGTTTTCGTCCGCCTCAGCCGATGCAACCTCCAGTGCGTCTGGTGCGACACGGACTACACCTGGAACTTCGAGGGAACGTCGTTCACCCACATCCGCGACGCCGATCCAGCCTATAGGAAGCCCCCCCGCGCGTCGGTCCAGATCACGCTCGACGTTGAGGCCATCGCCGCACAGGTGCTGGGATATCGCTGCGGCAATGTCATCGTCACCGGGGGAGAGCCACTGCTCCAGCAGCCTGGCGTCGCGGCCTTGATGTCGGCGCTTCGCCAACAGAAGCCAGAGATCCGCTTCGAAATCGAGACCAACGGCACCCTCAGGCCATTGCCGGAGATCGAGCGGTTCGAGCCCCGCTACAACGTCTCCCCCAAGCTGACTTCCTCTGGGATGTCGGCGGATCGGTCCTTCGTCTCCGAGGCACTGGCGTTCTTTCGCGACTGCGAGCGGGCGACGTTCAAGTTCGTCTGCGGCCGCGATGAGGACTTGGTCGAGGTCGAGCAGACACTGACCGCTCATTCCCTCCCACGGTCCCGCGTGATCCTGATGCCGGAGGCGCTCTCGACCGAGGCGCTCCAGACCCGGCGGCCCTGGCTCATGGGGAAGTGTCTGGACGCGGGACTTCGCTACTCCGACCGGTTGCATGTCGCGGCGTACGGGGCCCGCCGCGGCATTTAA
- a CDS encoding TetR/AcrR family transcriptional regulator — translation MCNTPSHQRILAAALELASKQGVRKTSLEDVAHFAGVSRLTVYRNFHDRRGLVEAVCRHVTDVFREAANGQPNESVRNVDERLIRLFQQLEEIPYAELGPAFREIGQLYPDMATEFRGVRDKAVDDFLNQAFAAAAREGALRRSFDPQILRSLFRVTLLGLLEWPQALPPGTRLETVLSTLLNVFRYGALERDATVVPIPVADSASSARPPRKLPRNSAGRKEPRT, via the coding sequence ATGTGTAACACACCCTCCCACCAGCGGATCCTCGCCGCGGCGCTCGAACTCGCCTCCAAACAAGGGGTCCGAAAAACCAGCCTCGAAGACGTTGCCCACTTCGCCGGAGTCAGCCGGCTCACCGTCTACCGCAACTTCCACGACCGCCGCGGACTCGTCGAAGCCGTCTGCCGCCACGTCACCGACGTCTTCCGCGAAGCCGCCAACGGCCAGCCAAACGAAAGCGTCCGCAACGTCGACGAACGCCTGATCCGCCTCTTCCAGCAACTCGAAGAAATCCCCTACGCCGAACTCGGCCCCGCCTTTCGAGAAATCGGCCAGCTCTACCCCGACATGGCCACCGAGTTCCGCGGCGTCCGCGACAAGGCCGTCGACGACTTCCTCAACCAGGCCTTCGCCGCCGCCGCCCGCGAAGGGGCCCTCCGCCGCTCGTTCGACCCGCAGATCCTCCGCAGCCTGTTCCGGGTCACCCTCCTCGGCCTCCTCGAATGGCCACAGGCCCTCCCCCCGGGAACCCGCCTGGAAACGGTCCTCTCCACCCTCCTCAACGTCTTCCGCTACGGCGCGCTCGAACGGGACGCCACCGTCGTCCCGATCCCCGTCGCGGACTCCGCCTCGTCCGCCCGCCCACCTCGAAAACTCCCTCGAAACTCAGCGGGCCGAAAGGAGCCGCGGACATGA
- a CDS encoding GNAT family N-acetyltransferase has protein sequence MIRHRPAESLLTLPENEPVVIRPLRPRDRTGYRLAFARTSRRTRIDRFFRSVDRLSEAQVRYFTDVDMDRHVALCAISRKTPVAAGIAVGRFIRNEENPRRAEFAITVIDDYHSKGLGRALLTRLASMARDRGVDTLWAQVLSENIRVLDWMKRLGAQRRFLGESVRCELAVAELLEHLGSPNHPDESLLEKNLAAAGRSQP, from the coding sequence ATGATCCGCCATCGCCCCGCCGAATCTCTCCTCACCCTCCCGGAAAACGAACCGGTCGTCATCCGCCCGCTCCGTCCCCGCGACCGCACCGGCTACCGGCTCGCCTTCGCCCGCACAAGCCGCCGGACACGGATCGACCGCTTCTTCCGGTCCGTCGACCGCCTCTCCGAGGCTCAGGTCCGCTACTTCACGGACGTCGACATGGACCGCCACGTCGCCCTGTGCGCGATCTCCCGCAAGACCCCCGTGGCAGCCGGCATCGCGGTCGGCCGCTTCATCCGGAACGAGGAGAACCCCCGCCGCGCCGAGTTCGCGATCACGGTCATCGACGACTACCACTCAAAAGGCCTCGGCCGGGCTCTCCTGACGCGTCTGGCCTCGATGGCCCGCGACCGGGGCGTCGACACCTTGTGGGCCCAGGTCCTCTCAGAAAACATCCGCGTCCTCGACTGGATGAAACGCCTCGGAGCCCAGCGGCGGTTTCTCGGAGAGTCCGTCCGCTGCGAACTCGCTGTCGCCGAACTTCTCGAACACCTCGGTTCCCCAAACCATCCGGACGAGTCCCTGCTGGAGAAGAATCTGGCCGCCGCGGGCCGGTCGCAACCGTAG
- a CDS encoding DUF1501 domain-containing protein: MLRSPSLDLRFARRKALQVGGMGVLGLTMPRLAAARPLSHLPVRAKSVIFLFQWGGPSHIDTFDMKPNAPDTIRGEFSPISTSLPGLPVCEHLPNMAKVMHKVTLVHGLQHDMTHHNSAGYYALSGRRPPFNDQRLKDTLDLFPAYGSVIDDLAPNPQGLPTFVAHPYTISDGSITPAQHASFLGKRHNPLLIQSDPNEKGFGVPELSLPDDVSAERLSSRRDMLEALDQQLEGLESQAVTGVDQMYDRAYQMLLAPSVREAFDLSQETNVVRDRYGRNTYGQSCLLARRLVEAGVKFVNVYFSRTIGGRRAEGGWDTHGFDNTRMYPILKSWQLPLTDQALPALINDLDERGLLDETLIVWMGEFGRTPRINANASRDHWPACYTALLAGGGVRRGHVFGASNRDGALPESRPIRLGEVAATVYQQMGIDPTTEIHDITGRPFPIADGLPLDGIVA, encoded by the coding sequence ATGCTTCGCTCGCCTTCTCTCGATCTCCGCTTCGCCCGCCGCAAAGCCCTCCAGGTCGGAGGGATGGGCGTCCTGGGACTCACGATGCCGCGCCTGGCCGCAGCCAGGCCGCTCTCGCACCTGCCGGTCCGGGCCAAGTCGGTCATCTTCCTCTTTCAGTGGGGCGGACCGAGCCATATCGACACGTTCGATATGAAGCCCAACGCGCCGGACACGATCCGGGGAGAGTTCTCGCCCATCTCGACGTCGCTTCCGGGACTGCCGGTCTGCGAGCACCTGCCGAACATGGCCAAGGTCATGCACAAGGTGACCCTCGTGCACGGCCTCCAGCACGACATGACCCACCACAACTCGGCCGGGTACTACGCCCTCTCCGGCCGGCGTCCGCCATTCAACGACCAGCGGCTCAAGGACACGCTCGACCTCTTCCCGGCCTACGGCTCCGTCATCGACGACCTGGCCCCCAATCCCCAGGGGCTGCCGACCTTCGTCGCCCATCCCTACACGATCTCCGACGGCTCGATCACGCCGGCCCAGCACGCCAGCTTCCTCGGCAAACGCCACAACCCGCTTCTGATCCAGTCCGACCCCAACGAGAAGGGCTTCGGCGTTCCAGAGCTGAGCCTGCCCGACGACGTCTCGGCGGAGCGGCTCTCCTCGCGGCGGGACATGCTCGAAGCCCTCGACCAGCAGCTCGAAGGGCTCGAGTCCCAGGCGGTCACCGGTGTCGACCAAATGTACGACCGCGCCTACCAGATGCTCCTCGCCCCGAGCGTTCGCGAAGCGTTCGATCTCTCGCAGGAGACCAATGTCGTCCGCGACCGGTACGGACGGAACACTTACGGCCAGAGCTGCCTGCTGGCCCGCCGGCTCGTCGAAGCGGGCGTCAAGTTCGTCAACGTCTACTTCTCGCGAACGATCGGCGGCCGCCGGGCCGAAGGGGGTTGGGACACGCACGGGTTCGACAACACGCGGATGTACCCGATCCTCAAGTCGTGGCAGCTGCCGCTGACCGACCAGGCCCTGCCGGCGCTCATCAACGACCTCGACGAACGGGGGCTCCTCGACGAGACCCTGATCGTCTGGATGGGCGAGTTCGGCCGCACGCCGCGGATCAACGCCAACGCCAGCCGCGACCACTGGCCTGCGTGCTACACCGCCCTGCTGGCGGGAGGCGGAGTCCGCCGCGGTCATGTCTTTGGAGCGTCGAACCGCGACGGCGCGCTGCCGGAGAGCCGCCCGATCCGGTTGGGTGAAGTCGCCGCGACGGTGTATCAGCAGATGGGGATCGATCCGACGACGGAGATCCACGACATCACGGGACGGCCCTTCCCGATCGCCGACGGCCTGCCGCTGGACGGCATTGTCGCCTGA
- a CDS encoding N-acetylglucosamine-6-phosphate deacetylase, translated as MQLFGRHYRLEEPICVTIEEGRIHSVELLHDESGEDWPWIAPGFFDLQVNGFGGQWFSDQGLTPEAVRPVLEAYLARGVTRLCPTLITNSFEAIRDGLVAIREACERDVWVDRMVAGCHVEGPYIASEDGPRGAHPRVHVRGCSVDEFQRWQEASGNRIRLMTLAPEAPGAVDFIREVTAKGVVISIGHTAATGDQIRAAVEAGARLSTHLGNGCHPVLPRHPNYLWDQLGEPRLSASLITDGYHIPASFVRSVLFAKGLGHCIITCDASGLAGSPPGTYEYNNGRFEVLEDGPIVIAGQRQLLAGSGSLTDECVAKIIEQTGISLADACDLAGHNPSALLDCEEISLNPGSRADLVVFDHVEGRLQIRTTVLDGTVRFGTPMLPASVS; from the coding sequence ATGCAGCTGTTTGGACGACACTATCGCCTCGAGGAACCGATCTGCGTCACGATTGAGGAGGGCCGGATTCACTCCGTCGAGCTCCTCCATGACGAATCGGGTGAGGACTGGCCGTGGATCGCCCCCGGATTCTTTGACCTGCAGGTCAACGGCTTCGGCGGTCAGTGGTTCAGCGACCAAGGACTGACTCCCGAGGCGGTCCGGCCGGTCCTGGAGGCGTACCTGGCTCGCGGCGTCACGCGCCTCTGCCCGACACTGATCACGAACTCGTTCGAAGCGATCCGCGACGGACTGGTCGCGATCCGGGAGGCGTGCGAGCGCGATGTGTGGGTCGACCGGATGGTGGCGGGATGCCACGTCGAGGGGCCCTACATCGCGAGCGAAGACGGTCCGCGCGGGGCACATCCCCGGGTTCACGTCCGCGGGTGCTCCGTCGACGAGTTCCAGCGGTGGCAGGAGGCCTCGGGCAACCGGATCCGGCTGATGACCCTCGCGCCGGAAGCTCCCGGCGCGGTCGACTTCATCCGGGAGGTGACAGCCAAGGGCGTCGTGATCTCAATCGGCCACACCGCGGCGACCGGCGATCAGATCCGCGCGGCGGTTGAGGCGGGGGCGAGGCTCAGCACGCACCTTGGCAACGGCTGCCACCCGGTCCTGCCGCGGCATCCCAACTACCTGTGGGACCAGCTTGGCGAGCCGCGGCTTTCGGCCAGCCTGATCACCGACGGCTACCACATCCCGGCGAGCTTCGTTCGTTCGGTCCTGTTCGCCAAGGGGCTGGGGCACTGCATCATCACCTGCGATGCCTCGGGTCTGGCCGGCAGCCCGCCGGGGACGTATGAGTATAACAACGGGCGATTCGAGGTCCTCGAGGATGGGCCGATCGTGATTGCCGGTCAGCGGCAACTGCTCGCCGGGTCGGGGAGCCTGACCGATGAGTGCGTGGCCAAGATCATCGAGCAGACTGGGATCTCACTGGCCGATGCCTGCGACTTGGCGGGGCACAACCCGTCGGCGCTGCTGGATTGTGAGGAGATCTCGCTGAACCCGGGAAGCCGGGCCGATCTGGTAGTCTTCGACCACGTTGAAGGGAGACTGCAGATCCGGACGACCGTGCTGGATGGGACGGTCCGGTTTGGGACGCCGATGTTGCCGGCTTCGGTCTCGTAG
- a CDS encoding amidohydrolase family protein gives MTSVSRREFLQASAAGALAVSLGSELMSTVANAADVASGYVDAHSHIWTTDLEKFPLANGQTRADLKPESFTADELLALAGKSGVTRVVLIQHRPYHGVDNSYITSAIAQHPGRFGAVACIDEAAPHPEKEMDRLKAQGVIGFRIRPGEGGTKLWRDSAGIRAMWEHAGKSGLAICPLIDPENIAQVDEMCGRYPDATVVVDHFARVGMAGPVEESQLKALADLARHKTAHVKISAYYALGNKKPPHTELLPMIRRLYETYGAKRLMWGSDCPYQLTAPNNYPDSVALVRDRIDFVTAEERDWLLRKTAESVFFPKA, from the coding sequence ATGACGTCTGTTTCGCGTCGAGAATTTCTTCAGGCGAGCGCCGCGGGAGCGCTCGCTGTCTCCCTGGGATCGGAACTGATGTCGACCGTGGCCAACGCGGCGGACGTGGCGAGCGGCTACGTTGACGCCCACTCCCACATCTGGACGACCGACCTCGAGAAGTTCCCGCTGGCGAACGGCCAGACGCGGGCTGACCTCAAGCCCGAGAGCTTCACCGCGGATGAGCTCCTGGCCCTTGCGGGGAAGAGCGGCGTGACGCGGGTCGTGCTGATCCAGCACCGGCCGTATCACGGCGTCGACAACAGCTACATCACGAGCGCCATCGCCCAGCATCCGGGACGGTTCGGCGCGGTCGCCTGCATCGACGAGGCGGCTCCCCATCCGGAAAAGGAGATGGACCGCCTGAAGGCCCAGGGGGTCATCGGGTTCCGGATCCGTCCCGGCGAAGGGGGAACGAAGCTCTGGAGGGACAGCGCGGGAATCCGGGCGATGTGGGAGCACGCCGGCAAGTCGGGGCTGGCGATCTGTCCGCTGATCGATCCGGAGAACATCGCCCAGGTCGACGAGATGTGCGGCCGCTATCCGGATGCGACGGTCGTAGTCGACCACTTCGCCCGCGTCGGCATGGCGGGTCCGGTTGAGGAGAGCCAGCTCAAGGCCCTCGCGGACCTGGCGCGGCACAAGACGGCCCACGTCAAGATCTCGGCGTACTATGCCCTGGGGAACAAGAAGCCTCCGCACACCGAACTGCTGCCGATGATCCGGCGGCTGTATGAGACCTACGGCGCGAAGCGGCTGATGTGGGGGAGCGACTGCCCCTATCAGCTCACCGCGCCGAACAACTACCCCGATTCCGTGGCGCTCGTGCGGGACCGGATCGACTTCGTGACGGCGGAAGAACGGGACTGGCTCCTGCGGAAGACCGCCGAGAGCGTCTTCTTCCCGAAAGCCTGA
- a CDS encoding DinB family protein, with protein sequence MFENEIALNQFNRRYLGRLVEEMTEDNLDHGPAPGLHSPRWILSHLAIVGDMGLKLIGQPTRLPHEWHAAYGPTSQAGSHDRVRPSFEALMVAITDGYGSLCDGARGMTAEWAQTQHGIERLKWSGLLTRGEMLAHLLATHFAVHLGQLSTLRRLQGKPMLF encoded by the coding sequence ATGTTCGAGAACGAGATCGCTCTCAATCAGTTCAACCGCCGCTACCTGGGCCGGCTCGTCGAGGAGATGACGGAAGACAACCTCGACCACGGTCCCGCCCCCGGCCTGCATTCCCCCCGCTGGATCCTGTCGCATCTGGCGATCGTCGGCGACATGGGACTGAAGCTGATCGGGCAGCCGACCCGCCTGCCGCACGAGTGGCACGCCGCCTATGGACCGACTTCGCAGGCGGGATCGCACGACCGCGTCCGGCCCAGCTTCGAAGCCCTCATGGTCGCGATCACGGACGGCTACGGATCGCTTTGCGACGGTGCCCGCGGCATGACCGCCGAATGGGCCCAGACGCAGCACGGCATCGAGCGGCTGAAGTGGTCGGGGCTGCTGACGCGGGGCGAGATGCTGGCCCACCTGCTGGCGACGCACTTCGCCGTCCACCTCGGCCAGCTGTCAACGCTCCGGCGGCTGCAGGGGAAGCCGATGTTGTTCTGA
- a CDS encoding substrate-binding domain-containing protein: MLSRRSFALCLTLLITGCSGSSPAPPPAGDKPGSAKEAPATAASDRKIGVSLLTFQNPFFKIIADNIDSEGKKHGYTTIPLSADQDPKLQDQQVKDFIAQKVSAIVISPCVAKAIVPSIQEANKAGIPVFTVDIPCREDGVDIVCQIATDNFDGGRQAARAMIEALGPSGGKVAVLGFKQAESCILRVDGFKAELDAYNAEHPNRIDIAVELDGGGAKDAGLRAMDDALQSTTDLKGVFAINDPSALGALAAIEKAKKEKEITIVGFDGQKEGREAILEGKIYADPIQFPDRMGIEAVNAIVAHSKGADVPKEIKIPTSLYKKADAEKEFR; the protein is encoded by the coding sequence ATGCTGTCGCGCCGCTCCTTTGCCCTCTGCCTCACCCTCCTCATCACCGGCTGCTCCGGATCCTCACCCGCCCCTCCACCCGCCGGAGACAAACCCGGGAGTGCCAAGGAGGCGCCCGCCACCGCCGCCTCCGACCGCAAAATCGGCGTCTCACTCCTCACCTTCCAGAACCCCTTCTTCAAAATCATCGCCGACAACATCGACTCCGAAGGCAAAAAACACGGCTACACCACCATCCCCCTCAGCGCCGACCAGGACCCCAAACTCCAGGACCAGCAGGTCAAAGACTTCATCGCCCAAAAAGTCTCGGCCATCGTCATCAGCCCCTGCGTCGCCAAAGCGATCGTCCCCTCCATCCAGGAAGCCAACAAAGCCGGCATCCCCGTCTTCACCGTCGACATCCCCTGCCGCGAAGACGGAGTCGACATCGTCTGCCAGATCGCTACCGACAACTTCGACGGCGGCCGCCAGGCCGCACGCGCCATGATCGAAGCCCTCGGCCCCTCGGGAGGCAAAGTCGCCGTCCTCGGCTTCAAGCAGGCCGAATCCTGCATCCTCCGCGTCGACGGCTTCAAGGCCGAACTCGACGCTTACAACGCCGAACATCCGAACCGCATCGACATCGCGGTGGAACTCGACGGCGGAGGAGCCAAGGACGCCGGACTGCGAGCCATGGACGACGCCCTGCAGTCGACCACCGACCTCAAGGGGGTCTTCGCCATCAACGACCCCTCTGCCCTCGGAGCCCTCGCCGCGATCGAGAAGGCCAAGAAGGAGAAGGAGATCACGATCGTCGGCTTCGACGGACAGAAGGAAGGTCGCGAAGCGATCCTCGAAGGGAAGATCTACGCCGACCCGATCCAGTTCCCGGACCGGATGGGGATCGAAGCGGTCAATGCCATCGTCGCCCACTCCAAGGGGGCCGACGTTCCCAAGGAGATCAAGATCCCGACTTCGCTCTACAAGAAGGCGGACGCCGAGAAGGAGTTTCGCTAG